The Brassica oleracea var. oleracea cultivar TO1000 chromosome C6, BOL, whole genome shotgun sequence genome includes a region encoding these proteins:
- the LOC106299341 gene encoding transcription factor TCP1-like, with protein sequence MSSSNNGYNNGSNNGVFPLSLYLSSLSGHQDIICNPYNHQLTASPGQMVSAVPESLMDYMAFNSNNVMNQQGFEIPEVSREMKKAVKKDRHSKIHTAQGLRERRVRLSIGISRQFFDLQDMLGFDKASKTLDWLLKKSRRAIKELVQEKKLNNNVEDFGNEGGNVVHEEDDYDYDDDNVGDNNFVYGLSPYSFEEEVLCEVKKAEKRKKKTEMSNTSSKGSRAKAKGKAKGLTRDMINDHPETASEIIQTEIMDPFKRSIIFNEGEEMTHSFYKESIQESDNHECITKTKVNLPMNMDQGYNQHYGALMLKDQGSSSNYNAILPQNLDCDYNPNPFIDQLFCGVTNTNFFRGFP encoded by the coding sequence ATGTCTTCTTCCAACAATGGTTACAATAATGGTAGTAACAACGGAGTGTTCCCTCTCTCTCTTTACCTTTCTTCACTCTCCGGGCATCAAGATATCATCTGTAATCCCTACAATCATCAGTTAACAGCATCACCGGGCCAAATGGTATCAGCAGTGCCTGAGTCTCTGATGGATTACATGGCGTTTAACTCAAACAATGTTATGAATCAGCAAGGTTTTGAGATTCCTGAGGTGTCGAGAGAAATGAAGAAGGCTGTGAAAAAAGATAGGCATAGCAAGATTCACACGGCACAAGGTCTTAGAGAAAGGAGGGTAAGGCTTTCTATTGGAATTTCTCGCCAGTTCTTCGATCTCCAGGATATGTTGGGGTTTGATAAAGCCAGTAAAACATTAGACTGGTTACTCAAGAAATCAAGAAGAGCCATCAAAGAGCTTGTCCAAGAAAAAAAGCTCAACAACAATGTTGAAGATTTTGGAAACGAGGGAGGTAATGTAGTACATGAAGAGGATGATTATGATTATGATGATGATAATGTTGGCGATAATAACTTTGTGTATGGTTTGAGCCCCTATTCCTTCGAAGAAGAAGTGCTATGTGAGGTCAAGAAGGCAGAGAAAAGAAAGAAGAAGACTGAAATGAGCAACACTTCTTCAAAGGGGTCAAGAGCCAAAGCAAAAGGAAAGGCTAAGGGTTTAACAAGAGACATGATCAATGATCATCCAGAAACCGCCTCTGAGATCATACAAACTGAAATAATGGACCCATTCAAGAGGTCTATAATCTTCAATGAAGGAGAAGAAATGACACATTCTTTCTACAAGGAATCAATCCAAGAGTCTGATAATCATGAATGTATTACCAAGACGAAGGTCAATCTTCCCATGAATATGGATCAAGGTTATAATCAACATTATGGGGCGTTAATGTTGAAAGATCAGGGTTCTAGTAGCAACTACAATGCCATTCTGCCTCAAAACTTGGATTGTGACTATAATCCAAACCCTTTTATTGATCAACTCTTTTGTGGAGTCACCAACACAAATTTCTTCAGAG